A section of the Centropristis striata isolate RG_2023a ecotype Rhode Island chromosome 7, C.striata_1.0, whole genome shotgun sequence genome encodes:
- the LOC131975050 gene encoding leucine-rich repeat-containing protein 43-like has protein sequence MQLLTDMSSNTLSAELEKQIRRLCLNDFPCGYGTWRRNKDSTEGAETEETDALLDLLSCPHSPWRHDESWSPQAPALRQLAVLTPERLHTDFIYNYFTTLRIIGKGVSIVDNGLLKFSKLEELVLSANNISEIPAENLPRTLKILELHANKLSALNSLTNHPPPRLQYLGLGSNRLGSRYDVCYLTGRHWPQLVCLDLSDCEFQDQRALLNALRTLPFLRTLVLQGNPFTLAPSYPGFTVDSLPQLSCLDASWIAPEERRCFRGLVDKTDLMVDRASATVRVGRLRGIPDPEMKMDENAPDFPVITYSYFITYEFLSHQTVNLKLDGSSEVVTEDGFSDADLQSDNNCEKESSKPDTQEETCHDITHVSKRSTSKLLWSECMDLSDIKTYIVSDLGHLKRFFKRGLHLSVEEEKVLSWPAASEEVLVTKPSRTAKEKKGRKGKESPIKSGSTKDKPKDKKKKSVPELVQDAPIRRVLGSVHVPLQRLVKTGQKVNVLCDLGVLHTESEVEATQTLEKDHGKKIKEDKKKDKESKQRGGSGTKQKNTSASKGKGKGRKECDMDVPTGDSVSIPLEPVTVELSVELEKWQSASEAHEAPTPKLLNTSR, from the exons ATGCAACTGTTGACGGACATGAGCTCAAATACACTTTCTGCTGAGTTAGAGAAGCAGATTCGCCGCCTGTGTCTGAATGACTTTCCCTGTGGATATGGCACCTGG AGAAGGAATAAAGACAGTACAGAGGGAGCAGAGACCGAGGAGACAGACGCCCTCCTGGACCTGCTGAGCTGCCCTCACTCTCCATGGCGGCACGATGAATCCTGGAGCCCTCAGGCTCCGGCCCTGAGACAGCTGGCTGTGCTCACACCTGAACGCCTACACACAGATTTCATTTACAATTACTTTACAACACTTCGTATCATTGGCAAGGGC gtaTCAATCGTCGACAACGGCCTGTTGAAGTTCTCTAAGCTGGAGGAATTGGTGCTGAGTGCCAACAACATCTCAGAAATCCCTGCAGAAAACCTTCCCAGAACTTTGAAG ATTTTGGAGCTCCATGCCAACAAGCTGTCTGCTCTAAACAGTCTCACCAACCACCCGCCTCCTCGCCTTCAGTATCTCGGCCTCGGCTCAAACAGACTGGGTTCCCGTTACGACGTGTGTTATCTTACAGGAAGACACTG GCCACAGCTGGTGTGTCTGGACCTGAGTGACTGTGAGTTTCAGGACCAGCGGGCCCTGCTGAATGCCTTGAGGACGCTGCCCTTCCTCAGGACGCTGGTTCTGCAGGGAAACCCCTTCACGCTTGCTCCCTCTTACCCAGGCTTCACCGTGGACAGTCTCCCGCAGCTGTCCTGCCTGGACGCCTCGTGGATTGCCCCTGAAGAAAGACGTTGTTTTAGGGGCTTGGTCGACAAGACTG ACCTGATGGTGGACCGGGCATCAGCCACAGTGAGAGTGGGCAGGCTGAGGGGAATCCCAGACCCAGAGATGAAAATGGACGAAAATGCCCCTGACTTCCCCGTTATCACCTACAGCTATTTCATCACATACGAGTTCCTTAGTCATCAAACGGTTAACCTG AAACTTGACGGTTCGTCTGAAGTTGTAACAGAGGACGGCTTCAGTGATGCCGACCTACAGTCAGACAACAACTGTGAAAAAGAATCGTCCAAACCAGACACACAAGAGGAAACCTGTCATGATATTACACATG tgtcaaAACGCAGCACATCAAAGCTGCTATGGTCAGAGTGCATGGACCTTAgtgacataaaaacatacattgtCAGTGATCTGGGGCACTTAAAGAGATTCTTCAAGAGGGGGCTTCATCTTTCAGTAGAGGAGGAAAAG GTCCTGTCGTGGCCTGCAGCCTCTGAAGAGGTCCTGGTGACCAAACCCAGCCGGACTGCAAAAGAGAAGAAAGGCAGGAAAGGGAAGGAA TCTCCAATCAAATCAGGTTCCACCAAAGACAAGCctaaagacaaaaagaagaagtCTGTACCGGAGCTGGTCCAGGACGCCCCCATCAGAAGAGTCCTCGGCTCCGTCCACGTCCCCCTGCAGCGCCTGGTCAAAACAGGTCAAAAGGTCAATGTCCTCTGTGACCTCGGTGTTCTGCACACGGAGTCTGAGGTGGAAGCTACACAAACACTTGAAAAG GATCATGGAAAGAAAATCAAAGAGGACAAGAAGAAAGACAAGGAATcaaagcagagaggaggcaGCGGCactaaacagaaaaacacatcagctTCAAAAG GTAAAggaaagggaaggaaggaaTGTGACATGGACGTCCCCACAGGAGACTCTGTGTCCATCCCGCTGGAGCCAGTGACTGTGGAGCTGAGTGTGGAGCTGGAGAAATGGCAGTCTGCATCTGAAGCTCATGAAGCGCCCACACCAAAACTCCTGAACACTAGCAGATAA